In Nerophis ophidion isolate RoL-2023_Sa linkage group LG12, RoL_Noph_v1.0, whole genome shotgun sequence, a single window of DNA contains:
- the LOC133563667 gene encoding uncharacterized protein LOC133563667 isoform X2: MALAAVLAELATSGRQQLEVLPVMADQVGGAQPGPTAINPSSSPSRLLPLEERQVIRQTLSDVSSTHLSLISKPVLPHPASLKVRRPRPPTTGLRRNPFEQLEDLDLDDDLALISGTHAHIQHKTTSKQIAFKRNTGKTKVMRLNTKSYQPITIEEHHLEDVVDFVYLGSTDGGADKDVELRISRARHAFGTFQKHQKQNVLHKCKICPSLWL, from the coding sequence ATGGCTCTCGCGGCCGTGCTTGCGGAGTTGGCAACAAGCGGCCGCCAACAGCTGGAGGTCCTGCCGGTGATGGCGGACCAGGTAGGCGGGGCACAGCCAGGGCCAACCGCCATCAACCCTTcctcctctccttcccgactgctgcctttagaagagcgacaggtgattagacaaacactctcagatgtgtcatctacgcacctgtcgctaatctcgaagccggttctgccacaccccgcttcgctgaaggtccgcaggccacgcccccccacaaCAGGATTACGCCGGAATCCTTTTGAACAACTAGAAGACCTTGATTTGGATGACGACCTGGCTCTGATCTCaggaacacacgcacacattcagCACAAGACCACCAGTAAACAGATAGCATTCAAGAGAAACACTGGGAAGACCAAGGTCATGAGGCTCAACACCAAATCCTATCAACCTATCACAATCGAGGAGCACCACCTGGAAGATGTGGTGGACTTTGTCTACCTGGGAAGCACAGATGGAGGAGCTGATAAAGATGTCGAGCTGCGCATCAGCAGAGCCAGACATGCCTTTGGAACATTCCAGAAACACCAAAAGCAGAATGTTCTAcacaaatgtaaaatatgtccttCTTTATGGCTGTGA
- the LOC133563667 gene encoding uncharacterized protein LOC133563667 isoform X1, producing MATNRQNESFVSSVSDMLKGGAVHVDIGGPGLTCHPSISYRFSLKLLNIIKCMYDVLTGQVLSDTLLIKTGVRQVLLFLISINWTMNISVDSQRTGVGGVACRPTAKQESSREGEEEWLMATGEARGEREQDRPLLGNHSCARSGKDNCWKAHKDFARSGVYCKINIIVDPERSGDIADWWPKEPGRKRLPQFGAQCGATRVGEGRPSDGSRGRACGVGNKRPPTAGGPAGDGGPGRRGTARANRHQPFLLSFPTAAFRRATGD from the exons ATGGCCACCAACAGACAGAATGAGAGTTTTGTAAGCAGTGTGTCTGACATGTTGAAGGGAGGCGCTGTTCACGTGGACATAGGTGGGCCTGGACTTacctgtcatccatccatttcctaccgcttctccctAAAACTGCTCAACATCATCAAATGCATGTATGATGTATTGACAGGTCAAGTGCTCTCGGACACCCTCCTTATAAAAACAGGAGTACGGCaagtcctcctcttcctcatctCCATCAACTGGACAATGAACATTTCAGTGGATAGCCAGAGGACAggtgtggggggcgtggcctgcagacctacAGCGAAGCAGG aaagcagtcgggaaggagaggaggAGTGGTTGATGGCGACTGGCGAAGCACGAGGGGAGCGAGAGCAAGACAGACCACTCTTAggaaaccattcatgtgctcgatcggggaaagacaattgctggaaagcacatAAAGACTTTGCACGATCTGgcgtttattgtaaaataaacattattgttgACCCTGAAAGGAGTGGTGATATCGCTGACTGGTGGCCCAAAGAACCCGggaggaagcgacttccacaatttggcgcccaatGTGGGGCCACCAGAGTCGGGGAAGGACGACCCTCTGATGGCTCTCGCGGCCGTGCTTGCGGAGTTGGCAACAAGCGGCCGCCAACAGCTGGAGGTCCTGCCGGTGATGGCGGACCAGGTAGGCGGGGCACAGCCAGGGCCAACCGCCATCAACCCTTcctcctctccttcccgactgctgcctttagaagagcgacaggtgattag